The Chitinophagales bacterium genome includes a region encoding these proteins:
- the trpD gene encoding anthranilate phosphoribosyltransferase, with the protein MKEILNHLFENKVLTKRQAKEVLISIAKGDCNKSQIAAFLSVYIMRSVTVEELDGFRDALLELCLVADLSEFDTVDVCGTGGDGKNTFNISTLAGFVVAGTGIKVAKHGNYGVSSVSGSSDMMEFFGFTFTNRIDMLKLQIEQAGITFLHAPLFHPAIKMVAPVRKELGVKTFFNMLGPLVNPSFPKYQCTGVFNLTLARLYQYLLQQSQKNFLILHSLQGYDEISLTGSFKMISNEKEEQSVPEQYGFTRYLAQDISGGDSITDAAKIFMGVLNGDCTPAQREVTIANAAFAIHTVKSTVSITDCIAEASESLESKRALHSFSKLLNTTL; encoded by the coding sequence ATGAAGGAAATATTAAATCATTTGTTTGAAAACAAAGTGCTTACTAAGCGTCAGGCAAAAGAGGTGCTGATATCTATTGCAAAAGGGGATTGCAATAAGAGTCAAATTGCTGCTTTTCTTTCTGTGTACATCATGCGATCGGTTACTGTTGAGGAGCTTGATGGCTTTCGCGATGCACTTCTGGAACTGTGCCTGGTTGCAGATCTCAGTGAATTTGATACTGTAGACGTATGCGGCACTGGCGGTGATGGGAAAAATACCTTCAATATTTCCACCCTTGCAGGTTTTGTGGTAGCGGGCACAGGAATTAAAGTGGCAAAGCATGGAAATTACGGTGTCTCATCTGTGAGCGGTTCATCAGACATGATGGAATTTTTCGGATTCACATTTACTAACAGGATTGATATGCTGAAATTGCAAATCGAGCAAGCTGGAATTACTTTCCTGCATGCGCCGCTTTTTCATCCCGCCATAAAAATGGTAGCACCAGTGAGAAAGGAGCTTGGAGTAAAAACATTTTTTAATATGCTGGGCCCTCTGGTAAATCCATCTTTTCCCAAATACCAGTGCACAGGTGTCTTTAATCTTACCCTTGCAAGGTTATATCAATACCTCCTGCAGCAGTCTCAGAAGAATTTTTTGATCCTGCATTCACTGCAGGGCTATGATGAGATCTCACTCACTGGGAGCTTTAAAATGATTTCGAATGAAAAGGAGGAACAATCCGTGCCGGAACAATATGGATTTACAAGATACTTAGCGCAGGACATCAGCGGTGGAGATTCAATAACAGATGCAGCCAAAATTTTTATGGGTGTTCTTAACGGTGATTGCACACCGGCACAGCGTGAAGTAACTATTGCCAATGCGGCATTTGCAATTCATACGGTTAAATCGACGGTTAGCATTACTGATTGCATTGCCGAAGCCAGTGAATCACTTGAATCTAAAAGGGCGCTTCACAGTTTTTCCAAACTTTTAAATACAACCTTGTGA